In Nodosilinea sp. PGN35, the genomic stretch CGGCAAATGTGCCAACCATTGGGTACGGCACCACTCGCTACCCCGATGGTCGAGCCGTCAAGGATTTTGACGAAGTTTCAGAGGAGAAAGCCGAGGCTTTCTTGCTGGATGAATGTAATGCGATCGCCAGAGAGATGGCGAAGTTGATCAAAGTTCCCCTTAACCAAAACCAAGCTGATGCTTTGATTTCGTTCTGCTATAACTTGGGCTGTGGTGCTTTTGCTGAAAGCACTCTGCTTAAAAAACTAAATGATGGAGATTATCAGGGCGCAGCTAATGAGTTTTCTCGGTGGAACAAAGCCGTTGTCAACGGCGTTAAGCAAGAAGTAGCGGGTCTGACCCGTCGCCGAGCCGAAGAAAAAGCACTATTTGAAACTGTCGGTAGTGAAGAGAGCCCGCTTGATGCCACGCCTTCGCCCCAAGACAAGGTGACCTGGCTAGAGATCTACCGTGCAGACGACGGCAACAGCATTGTTGCAGCCTGGGCTGGCGAAGAACTGGTTGAGCTGATTGGCTTTGATCGGGCTCTTAAAGAAGATCTAGCAGCTGTTCTGAAACAGTACAAAAATGCTAAGAACGTGCATGTTGCCCCGGCTGATAAAGCAATCCCAGTCTGTGACGTGATCAAAATAGATGGGGCCGACAAGGAAGTGCCGCCCACCATCAAACCCCAGCCAGCGCTTGGCGATAAGCTGCTTCTTCGGGGAAGCAAGGGTGAGTTAGTTGTTTGGCTCCAAGAGCGTCTGGGAGAGCTGGGCTACTACAGAGGCGAAATCGACGGCGATTTTGGCCATGGCACCGATGATGCCGTGAGGCGGTTTCAAACGGCTATCTTTGGTTCGGCAGGGGCCGATGGTAAGGTTGGCCCTAAAACCTGGCAATCCCTGGCGGGTCAGGCTCCTCAGTTAAAAACCGAACCCATGCCAGCCGGTACTTACCTGCGGCTAACCAAAACCAACTCCAAAGATTGCCATGGTTGCTTCGAGCTCAGGTTGGCCTACATCAAGAATGGCAAGGAGGTCGATGCCATGATGGTATGTTCTGGCCAGCCCAACAAACAGCTTTTCCGCATTGGTCGTGAGAGCAAAGCTGGCTCCTATGAGCCACTACCTGAAGGCAAGTGGGGCATGCGGAACATTGAGTGGAAAGCTGGTAAGGACAATTACTCGCTTACTAATAGCTGGGCAGCAGGGGTTGGCCCGGTGCGGATCTGGCTTGATTACAAAGGCCCTGGCACCACTGAACGAAGCGCCATTCTAATTCATTTAGACTCTAACCGTCCTCCCCACGGCAGGTGCCCAGGCACCGCTGGTTGCATCGGCATCTATAACGTTGCAGACTTTAAGCGTCTGGTCACCTGGCTGCGCGACACGGACCCCCGCGACCTCTATGTTGATTGGGGTCTGGGTACTTGTCCTAAGCCAGCCTCTGCTCAGCAAACTGTAACTGCTTAAATCTACATACGGGGCGATGTGTCACTCACCGCCCGGTTCAACAGCAGTCTTTCTTGGGCTGAGTGAACATCACTTGAACTCTGAAGGGGATTAAATTAATCCCCTTCAGAGTTTCGTTTATCTCAATTCTGTAAAAACTCTGGGCACCCTGACGGAGGGGCAAGCTCCGCGAATACCCTAAGTAAACGCCCCCGGTTCAGCCCCCATGCTCCCAGCCCACCTCGCCGACAACATTCGTCGCCAGGTACTCTACTACCTGCAATCCACCTTCGACTTCCGCGACGAGCGGGTGGCCCAAGCCTTTGAGCGCTTCCTCGAAGACCCCCACCAAGGTATCTTCAAAGGCCCCTGGGTACAGCTTAAGCGCCCCTTTCGCCTGGCCGAAGACTACACCCCGCCCTTCGACATCACCATCCCCTTCACCCCCTTTCGCCACCAGTCGCGAGCCTGGCGACGGCTCCACAGCAACGGCCACCAGCCAGAGCCCACCCTAATCACCACCGGCACCGGCTCCGGTAAAACCGAGTGCTTTTTGTACCCCGTGCTCGATCACTGCTTCCGGGCCAAGCAGGCAGGGCAACCCGGCATCAAAGCCATCATTCTTTACCCCATGAATGCCCTGGCCGCCGACCAGGAAAAGCGCTTCGCCAAAACTATCTGGCAAGACCCCAAGCTCAAAAATGCGGGCATTCGTGTGGGTACCTATACCGGTCGCTACGACCCCGCTGACCCCAGCTCCCAAGATTCGGGCGACACCCTTATGGGGGCTGACCACGGCATTACCAACCACGCCGCCCAGCTCGACGCGCCCCCCGACGTGCTGCTGACCAACTACAAAATGCTGGACTTTTTGCTGCTGCGGCCCCAAGACCAGCGGCTGTGGCGTTTTAACGAACCCGGCACTCTGCAATACCTGATTCTCGACGAGCTGCATACCTACGACGGTGCCCAGGGGGCCGATGTCGCCTGTCTGATCCGCCGCCTCAAGGAGCGGTTGGATGTTCCCAAGGACCAGCTCTGCGTGGTGGGTACCAGTGCCACTATGGATGATCGCGATAGGAGCGATCGCGCCCTTGGCCACGACATCGCCGATGCCATCGAGACCGGGGGCGATCGCCTGGCCCGCTTCGCCAGCACCTTATTTGAAGAAGACATCCCCGCTGAAGCCGTGATTGTCGAAGACCG encodes the following:
- a CDS encoding glycoside hydrolase family protein, which codes for MIGVSSKGLALIKGFEGFSAVAYRCPANVPTIGYGTTRYPDGRAVKDFDEVSEEKAEAFLLDECNAIAREMAKLIKVPLNQNQADALISFCYNLGCGAFAESTLLKKLNDGDYQGAANEFSRWNKAVVNGVKQEVAGLTRRRAEEKALFETVGSEESPLDATPSPQDKVTWLEIYRADDGNSIVAAWAGEELVELIGFDRALKEDLAAVLKQYKNAKNVHVAPADKAIPVCDVIKIDGADKEVPPTIKPQPALGDKLLLRGSKGELVVWLQERLGELGYYRGEIDGDFGHGTDDAVRRFQTAIFGSAGADGKVGPKTWQSLAGQAPQLKTEPMPAGTYLRLTKTNSKDCHGCFELRLAYIKNGKEVDAMMVCSGQPNKQLFRIGRESKAGSYEPLPEGKWGMRNIEWKAGKDNYSLTNSWAAGVGPVRIWLDYKGPGTTERSAILIHLDSNRPPHGRCPGTAGCIGIYNVADFKRLVTWLRDTDPRDLYVDWGLGTCPKPASAQQTVTA